GTAGGGCTTGCCGGTTAGGGGCGAGATCTTTTCTTCTAACAGCTTTCTTGCTGAGAGGTAGTGCTGGGTGGCGAGGATCTCCGTCGGGGCCATGAGCGCGGCCTGGAAGCCGTTTTCGATGGCGACCAGCGCGGCCTGCATGGCAACGATGGTCTTGCCGGAGCCTACGTCTCCCTGCAATAGGCGGCGCATGGGCTGGGTGCGGCGCATGTCTTCGACGATCTCGCCCAGGACGCGCTTCTGCGCCGTGGTGGGGTGGAAGGGAAGCACCTGCTTGATGGCGTCGCGGACGTGAGGGTTGGTCTCGAAGCGGGTGCCGACGCGCTCGCGCATGCGGCGGCGCTTCAGCTCGAGGCCCAGCTCGAGGTAGAAGAACTCCTCGAAGATGAGGCGGCGGTGCGCGGGCGTGGCGAAGGACATCAGCTCGGTCATGCGGGTGCCTGCTTCGGGGAAGTGCAGGGCCTTGAGGGCCTCCATGCGGCTGGGGAGCTGGAGGCGGTCGCGCAGGGCTACGGGGAGGGTCTCTTCGGCGTCGATTCCGGCTTCGATGAGTTCTTCGAAGACGCTCCACATGACGCGGCGGGTCCACTTGGAGGTGAGCTTCGAGCCCCAGGGGGTGGTGCCGCCGAGGCTCTCGTAGACAGGGACGATGCGGCCCATCTCGAGCATGGCGAACTCGGCGTCAGGGCCGGTGACGCCGGGGCCGGGGAGCAGCTCGAACTGCGGCTGGATGATCTTGAACTTGCCGGGGCCGCCGCTGCGCGAGGCCTCGAGCTTGCCGTAGAGGGCGACCATCTGGCCGGGGCGGAACTTGTCGCGGAGGTAGCTGCCGTTGAACCAGATGCACTTGACCGTGCTGAGGCCCTGGCCTACGACCAGCTCGAAGAGCGCGCCGCCGCGGGTGGAGAGGAGCGTGGAGCCGCGGACCTCGCCGACGATGGAAGCCATCTGGCCGGACTTCAGCTCGCTGATGAGGACCGGGTTGAGGCGGTCTTCGTAGCGAAAGGGCAGGTGGTAGAGGAGGTCCTCGACGGTCTCGACGCCGCGCTTGGCGAGGTTTTCGGCTACGCGCTCGCCTACGCGCTTGACGAACTTGATCGGAGTGGAGAGTTGCAGCGGCACTCCATCCAGACTAACAAGCGGCGTGGGCCTGCGTCGCTGATGGTGATGGGCGAGGTACTTGGGATGCGGAGGTCATGCGGGCGCGCAGGTCTTCCCATGCTTCGGGTAGGCGATGCGGGGCCGACCAGCGGCTGCGGGCTTCGATGAGGCAACGCTGACGGTAGGGCACTCCGTAGGTCAGACGAACCCAACGCTCGTACCCTACGATCCAGCCCAGGGCATCGCGCACGAGGGGGCTCTCGGCGTCCGAGGCACGGGGCAGGTGTTGCAGCTCGGTGGCGCTGTGCCAGCGGTCGGCTGCGGCGGAGGCCAGGCGCGGCTCGAACTCGAAGCGGTTGATGAAGATGCCGCTGCCGTGCTCGCCGCAGCCGCCGTAGTAGAGGCCGAAGCCCCAGAGGCGGATCAGGCGGTCGGGGGCGGTTTGCAGCGTGTACTGGCTGCTGGCGTTGCTGCCGTCGGTGGCGCGATGCCGATGAAAGCCGCGTTCCAGCAGCACATTCCCTTCGGGGCGGCAGATGTCGCGGCCCCAGAGCCTGCACTGCTGGTTCAGCAGCCTGCTTCCGTCTTTGATCCAACGTGCGGTCTGTGCCATTGCTACGCCTTCGTCTCCCGGTAGAGGACATGCTTGCGCACTACGGGGTCGTACTTGCGCAGCTCCAGCTTGCCGCTCGCTAGTTTCGGGTTTTTGGTGGTGGTGTAAAAGTGGCCGGTTCCGGCGGTCGATTGCAGCTTAATGATCGTTCTCATCGTGCGGTGGCCCTCCGCTTCGCTACTGCGCCGTCGTAGCCGAGCTTGGTGATCGTACGCAGGGCGCGGGTGCTGATGCGCATCCGCACGTAACGCCTTTCGGACTCCACCCAGACCCGCTTCCATTGCAGGTTCGGCTCCCAGCGCCGCCTGGTTTTATTGTTCGCGTGGGAGACGTTATTGCCGCTCATGGGCCGCTTGCCGGTTATGGGACATACCTTTGCCATTGTTCTCTCCTCTGTTTAAACGGCCGCTGCTACTTCTTTTTCCTGGAACAGGGCTTCGAAGGGATCGGCGTACTGTGCCCATGCTGCGGGGCCTTGGGCCATCTCGGCATCGGTCAGCAGGGCGGAGTCCATTGCGGCTGTCAGAGCCTCGCGGTTCATGCCCATGCCGATCAGCACGATCTCCTGACGACGGTCGCCGAACTCGGGCTCCCAGACGCGGCCCACGTACTCGGAGACCTCGGGGTCGTTGGCGGCGTCGAGGCTCGCGTCCGCCGCCAGCCAGAGGCCGGATGGCTCGAACTGCATGGTCGCTCCGGCGATGGAGAAGAGGACCGTCGAATCGTGCTGCGT
This is a stretch of genomic DNA from Granulicella sp. WH15. It encodes these proteins:
- the rpmG gene encoding 50S ribosomal protein L33, whose protein sequence is MRTIIKLQSTAGTGHFYTTTKNPKLASGKLELRKYDPVVRKHVLYRETKA
- the rpmB gene encoding 50S ribosomal protein L28; the protein is MAKVCPITGKRPMSGNNVSHANNKTRRRWEPNLQWKRVWVESERRYVRMRISTRALRTITKLGYDGAVAKRRATAR